A portion of the Nitrosopumilus sp. b3 genome contains these proteins:
- a CDS encoding tryptophan--tRNA ligase has protein sequence MSADDFIVTPWHVEGDIDYDKLIKQFGTEKISSDLLERIKKITGEDNFMLRRGIFFSHREMGRILDEYEKGNKFFLYTGRGPSGHTHIGHLVPWVFAKWLQEKFDVNMYFQLTDDEKFFSKPNITLEETNKFAFENALDFIALGFKPDKTKIIINTKNIQTLYPIAAQVAKKINFSNTKATFGFTNETNIGMIFYTSLQSAPCFIEDKPVLIPLGVDQDPHFRLTRDIAPKIGKPKPALIHNIMIPALKGPGGKMSASDENGTIYTTDSPNVVKKKINKHAFSGGQPDIEEHRKIGGNPDIDVSFQYLRIFFEPDDNKLKTIYEDYKSGKLLSGELKAILIEKINNFLLIHQEKREKAKDKIHRFLLENK, from the coding sequence ATGTCAGCTGATGACTTTATTGTAACTCCTTGGCATGTTGAAGGCGATATCGATTATGACAAATTAATCAAGCAATTTGGTACAGAAAAGATTTCATCAGATCTTTTGGAGAGAATCAAGAAAATTACAGGAGAAGACAATTTTATGCTTAGAAGAGGAATTTTCTTCTCTCATAGAGAAATGGGCAGAATTCTTGATGAATATGAAAAAGGGAACAAATTCTTTCTATATACTGGAAGGGGCCCATCTGGACATACTCATATTGGACATTTGGTTCCATGGGTATTTGCAAAATGGTTACAAGAAAAATTTGATGTTAACATGTATTTTCAGCTTACAGATGATGAGAAATTTTTTTCAAAACCTAATATTACTTTAGAAGAGACAAACAAATTTGCTTTTGAAAATGCTCTTGATTTTATTGCATTAGGTTTCAAACCAGACAAGACAAAAATTATTATTAATACAAAAAATATTCAAACACTTTATCCTATTGCAGCTCAAGTTGCAAAGAAAATTAATTTTTCTAATACAAAAGCAACATTTGGTTTTACAAATGAGACAAACATCGGAATGATTTTTTATACATCATTACAATCTGCCCCATGTTTCATTGAAGATAAACCGGTTTTGATTCCATTAGGTGTAGATCAAGATCCTCATTTTAGATTAACAAGAGATATAGCTCCAAAAATTGGTAAACCAAAACCCGCATTGATTCACAACATCATGATTCCTGCATTAAAAGGTCCTGGAGGAAAAATGTCAGCATCAGATGAAAATGGAACGATTTACACTACTGATTCACCAAATGTCGTAAAGAAGAAAATCAACAAACATGCATTTTCTGGAGGTCAACCAGATATTGAGGAGCATAGAAAGATTGGGGGGAATCCAGACATTGATGTTTCATTTCAATATTTAAGAATATTTTTTGAGCCAGATGATAATAAATTAAAAACAATTTATGAAGATTATAAATCTGGAAAATTACTATCAGGTGAATTAAAAGCAATACTAATTGAAAAAATTAATAATTTTCTTTTAATTCATCAAGAAAAAAGAGAAAAAGCAAAAGATAAGATTCACAGATTTCTTTTGGAGAATAAATGA
- a CDS encoding phenylalanine--tRNA ligase subunit alpha has product MSQVFHEIEKKIIMSLRDNPKQSPETLEKSTHLSPDQIRRGIEWLRLKDLAIVTESKSSILRLGKNGIESFQKGLPERRLLNLLKTGPKKLSDLQKELGFVFGPSMGLARKNNWVEASSDQISIKNIPSELPGEKTIKLVGENKISKDKVDINDLSALLKRPDFIIEDTIISKEISLSDSSKSIKLTDSSGEIDVEAKVPETFVARTHPLKDTIDEIREIFVTLGFSEILGNMTQSSFWNFDALFTPQDHPARELQDTFYLEKINAKKIGTPEQIRKVSESHKKNWRYQWDINEARKMVLRTHTTCVTIKHLAENKPDEARFFSLGRVFRNEKVSYKHLVEFNQIEGVVVGKDASLRNLMGIQREFYKRIGITKIKFWPTFFPYTEPSLQTMVYNEKLDKWIELFGMGIFRPEVTKPLGITKPVLAWGGGIERIAMLKYDLDDVREFYNNNLGWLRSTTKCQ; this is encoded by the coding sequence TTGTCGCAAGTTTTTCATGAAATTGAAAAAAAAATTATCATGTCTCTTAGAGATAATCCAAAACAATCTCCTGAAACCCTTGAAAAATCTACACATCTTTCCCCTGATCAAATCCGACGAGGTATTGAATGGCTTCGATTAAAGGATCTAGCAATTGTCACTGAATCAAAATCAAGTATTCTTAGATTAGGAAAAAATGGAATTGAATCATTTCAAAAAGGATTACCTGAAAGAAGACTGTTAAATTTACTTAAGACAGGTCCTAAAAAATTATCTGATTTACAAAAAGAATTGGGATTTGTTTTTGGACCTTCCATGGGTTTAGCAAGAAAAAATAATTGGGTTGAAGCATCATCAGATCAAATCTCGATCAAAAATATTCCTTCAGAACTTCCAGGAGAAAAAACCATCAAACTTGTAGGAGAAAATAAAATATCTAAAGATAAAGTTGACATTAATGATTTATCTGCTCTATTAAAAAGGCCTGATTTTATTATTGAGGATACTATAATTTCTAAAGAGATTAGTTTATCTGATTCTTCAAAATCCATCAAACTCACAGATTCTAGTGGCGAAATTGATGTTGAAGCAAAAGTTCCAGAAACTTTTGTTGCCAGAACTCACCCTCTAAAAGATACTATTGATGAAATTCGTGAAATTTTTGTAACATTAGGGTTTTCTGAAATTCTTGGAAATATGACTCAATCCAGCTTTTGGAATTTTGATGCCTTGTTTACTCCACAAGATCATCCTGCAAGAGAATTACAAGATACATTTTATCTGGAAAAAATAAATGCTAAAAAAATTGGAACACCAGAACAAATTAGAAAAGTTTCTGAATCACACAAAAAAAATTGGCGATATCAGTGGGATATTAATGAAGCAAGAAAAATGGTTCTGAGAACTCACACTACTTGTGTGACAATCAAGCATCTTGCTGAAAATAAACCTGATGAGGCACGTTTTTTCTCCTTAGGACGTGTATTCCGTAATGAAAAGGTAAGTTACAAACATCTTGTCGAATTTAATCAAATTGAAGGGGTTGTTGTTGGAAAAGATGCATCTTTAAGAAATTTAATGGGAATTCAACGAGAGTTTTACAAACGAATTGGTATTACTAAAATAAAATTTTGGCCAACCTTTTTTCCATACACTGAACCATCTCTTCAAACAATGGTATACAATGAAAAATTAGATAAATGGATTGAATTATTTGGAATGGGAATTTTTAGACCTGAAGTAACAAAGCCATTAGGAATTACGAAACCTGTTTTAGCTTGGGGTGGTGGAATTGAAAGAATTGCTATGCTAAAATATGATTTAGATGATGTTAGAGAATTTTACAATAATAATCTTGGTTGGTTAAGGAGTACAACAAAATGCCAGTAG
- the pheT gene encoding phenylalanine--tRNA ligase subunit beta — MPVVELSYSRLQKLVGKVSKKQIADSLPFLGLDIESENKDLVRIEYSPNRPDYSTDFGIALGLQGLLGIKTGIVKLNVKKSSKYPIIVKSSVSKIRPFVTGIVAKNGKIDDKTIKQLMTMQEDLHFGIGRKRKKSSIGIHDLDKILFPLVYTATNRDHKFIPLNSEKEITITEILSNTIVGKDYGSLLGQSSQVPLILDNNQKTVSFPPIINAAVTTVTTKTKNLFVEVTGINKEDAEDMLSVVATILQTAGFSLESVKISGSNNSTPKLEQKKIKVSSSLINQILGLNLTTSKIISSLKKSRLDALSKGPNITCTVPAYRFDIFGPMDLVEEVALGYGIQNLEPAISPSQTIGKINPVSIQLKSLDQTMIGLGFLEALNSSLSSKRVLYDMTNRDSSKIISVLDSKSQEHTILRDSILPELLENLSRNIHETYPQKIFETGTVFGLDNPISEKINFSGISAHKDANFTEIKSILQSALKIRFGINIETKTTTNPTFENGHCASVVLDNSQIGIIGKIDSKIIENYKIRVPVVGFEISLSESILKHRT; from the coding sequence ATGCCAGTAGTAGAATTATCTTATTCACGACTTCAAAAATTAGTTGGTAAAGTTTCAAAAAAACAAATTGCTGATTCCTTACCTTTTCTTGGATTGGATATAGAATCTGAAAATAAAGATCTAGTTCGAATTGAATACAGTCCAAATAGACCTGATTATTCAACGGATTTTGGAATTGCACTTGGACTGCAAGGATTACTCGGAATTAAAACCGGTATTGTGAAACTTAATGTGAAAAAATCTAGCAAATACCCAATTATTGTAAAATCTAGCGTATCTAAAATTAGACCGTTTGTAACTGGTATTGTTGCAAAAAATGGAAAAATTGATGATAAAACAATCAAACAATTAATGACTATGCAAGAAGATCTTCATTTTGGGATAGGGAGAAAAAGAAAAAAATCATCCATCGGCATTCATGATTTAGATAAAATTTTATTCCCTTTAGTTTACACCGCTACTAACAGAGATCATAAATTCATTCCACTAAATTCTGAAAAGGAAATTACGATAACTGAAATTCTTTCTAACACAATTGTTGGGAAAGATTATGGTTCTTTACTGGGACAATCCTCTCAAGTACCTCTAATTTTAGATAATAATCAAAAAACTGTATCTTTTCCTCCGATTATTAATGCTGCAGTCACTACAGTTACTACAAAAACAAAAAATCTCTTTGTTGAGGTAACTGGAATCAACAAGGAAGATGCAGAAGATATGCTTTCAGTAGTAGCAACTATTTTACAAACCGCAGGGTTTTCCTTGGAATCTGTAAAAATTTCTGGATCAAATAATTCTACTCCAAAACTAGAACAAAAGAAAATCAAAGTCAGTTCTTCACTGATTAATCAGATTCTTGGCTTGAATTTAACAACATCAAAAATTATTTCATCTTTGAAAAAGTCTAGATTGGATGCATTATCAAAAGGTCCAAACATTACTTGTACTGTTCCTGCATACCGCTTTGACATTTTTGGTCCTATGGATTTGGTAGAAGAAGTAGCTTTGGGATATGGAATTCAAAATCTTGAACCTGCAATCTCTCCATCTCAAACTATAGGAAAAATCAATCCAGTATCAATTCAATTAAAATCATTAGATCAAACTATGATTGGACTAGGATTTCTTGAAGCATTGAATTCTAGTTTGAGTAGTAAACGTGTACTATATGATATGACAAATAGGGATTCTTCAAAAATTATTTCTGTGCTTGATTCAAAAAGTCAGGAGCATACAATACTTAGAGACTCTATACTGCCTGAATTATTGGAAAATCTTTCAAGAAACATTCATGAAACATATCCTCAAAAAATATTTGAAACTGGAACTGTTTTTGGTCTTGATAATCCTATTTCTGAAAAAATTAATTTTTCAGGAATTAGTGCTCATAAAGATGCAAACTTTACTGAAATTAAATCAATATTGCAATCTGCATTAAAAATTAGATTTGGAATAAATATTGAAACTAAGACTACTACAAACCCCACTTTTGAAAATGGCCATTGTGCATCAGTAGTTCTTGATAATTCTCAAATTGGAATTATAGGAAAAATTGATTCAAAAATTATTGAAAATTATAAAATCCGTGTACCTGTTGTGGGATTTGAAATATCCTTATCTGAATCAATCCTAAAACATCGAACTTAA
- a CDS encoding EVE domain-containing protein, with protein sequence MVNYWLAKQEPSGPRGYNFEQLKKEKTTVWDGVHNNLALKHMREMRSGDLVLFYHTGDERQAVGIMQITSKPYPNPKEDNERFIVVDVKYKKTLKRPVTLDEMKKDKKFKDWELIRISRLSVMPVPKPLWDTILNISEK encoded by the coding sequence ATGGTAAACTATTGGTTAGCAAAACAAGAACCCAGTGGTCCTAGAGGATATAACTTTGAACAATTAAAGAAAGAAAAAACTACTGTGTGGGATGGAGTTCATAACAATCTTGCATTAAAACATATGAGAGAAATGAGATCTGGTGATCTGGTTTTATTTTATCATACAGGTGATGAGAGGCAAGCTGTTGGAATTATGCAAATTACATCAAAGCCATACCCTAACCCAAAAGAGGATAATGAACGTTTTATTGTAGTTGATGTAAAATATAAAAAAACATTGAAACGTCCTGTTACGCTTGATGAAATGAAAAAAGATAAAAAATTCAAAGACTGGGAATTAATTCGAATATCTAGATTGTCTGTAATGCCTGTTCCAAAGCCACTCTGGGATACTATCTTAAATATTTCTGAAAAGTAA
- a CDS encoding Lrp/AsnC ligand binding domain-containing protein yields the protein MATAYVLINCELGSEEAIIQQLKGLEGVKEVHGTFGAYDILAKIESDTVEKLRETITWKIRKIEKIRSTLTLMGIEGQT from the coding sequence ATGGCAACAGCTTATGTTTTAATAAACTGTGAACTAGGCTCTGAGGAAGCTATTATTCAGCAACTCAAAGGCTTAGAAGGTGTAAAAGAAGTTCATGGAACTTTTGGTGCATATGATATTTTGGCCAAAATTGAATCTGACACTGTAGAAAAACTAAGAGAAACAATTACTTGGAAGATCAGAAAAATTGAAAAAATTCGTTCAACTCTTACCCTAATGGGTATTGAAGGCCAAACATAA
- a CDS encoding aconitate hydratase — protein MEIDSTPELVSNVYSKIKENIVKYRNVVERPLTLTEKILSGHLYEVPDKTLNGGKDYVFLKPDRVALQDVTGQMVMLQFMQAGLKQSALPTTVHCDHLIRAEVQGDVDMKVSLNENSEVFKFLQSASAKHGCGFWKPGAGIIHQVVLENYAFPGGLMIGTDSHTPNAGGLGMIAVGVGGLDAAETMAGLPWELLYPKKIGVKLTGELNGWTAPKDIILKVAEELTVSGGTNSIVEYFGPGTQSISCTGKATITNMGAEIGATCSIFPYDERMETYLKYTNREKIAELANQNKELLVADPEIESNPEIFFDKVIEINLSTLEPHIVGPHTPDLARTISELGEDVKSNDYIDPISVALIGSCTNSSYEDMSRVASIALQAKEKGIKSKIPLLITPGSEQIRGTIERDGQMDSLKEIGATVLANACGPCIGQWNRPELQNEEKNTIVTTFNRNFPGRNDGHRSTLNFIGSPEMIIALALGGRLSFNPLKDELTASDGTKFKLQPPKPAPEVPESGFMIPEGIYIAPPENSADVEVIIDPNSKRLQLLEPFSKWDGKDFVDLPILVKAKGKCTTDHISPAGAWLSLRGHLDNLSDNMLLGAVNSFNDEVGKGKNILNNQLEGFSNIARQYKEKQMRWVIVGDNNYGEGSSREHAAMSPRYLGCAAVITKSLARIHETNLKKQGILALTFSNPDDYEKILEDDKISLLELNELEPNKQVKCVLTHKDGGKDDILLNHSYNKAQIEWFKAGSALNVLRNR, from the coding sequence ATGGAGATTGATTCCACCCCTGAATTAGTTTCAAATGTTTATTCAAAAATCAAAGAGAATATTGTAAAATATAGAAACGTAGTTGAAAGACCACTTACTCTTACTGAGAAAATTTTATCTGGTCATCTTTATGAGGTTCCTGATAAAACCCTTAATGGCGGAAAAGATTATGTTTTTCTTAAACCTGACAGAGTTGCACTACAAGATGTAACCGGTCAAATGGTAATGCTTCAATTCATGCAAGCTGGATTAAAACAATCTGCCTTACCAACAACTGTACATTGTGATCATCTGATTAGAGCTGAAGTTCAAGGTGATGTTGACATGAAAGTTTCTCTTAATGAAAATAGTGAGGTTTTCAAATTCTTGCAATCCGCATCTGCAAAACATGGATGTGGTTTTTGGAAACCTGGTGCTGGAATCATTCATCAAGTGGTTCTTGAAAATTATGCATTTCCAGGAGGTTTGATGATAGGTACTGATTCTCATACTCCAAATGCTGGTGGTTTGGGAATGATTGCAGTTGGTGTAGGTGGATTAGATGCTGCTGAAACTATGGCTGGACTTCCTTGGGAATTGCTATATCCAAAAAAAATTGGTGTTAAATTAACTGGAGAACTTAATGGTTGGACTGCACCTAAAGATATTATTCTGAAAGTTGCAGAAGAACTAACGGTTTCTGGTGGAACTAATTCTATTGTTGAATACTTTGGACCTGGTACACAATCTATCAGTTGTACTGGTAAAGCAACTATTACAAATATGGGTGCAGAAATTGGTGCAACTTGTTCAATATTCCCATATGATGAGAGAATGGAAACTTATCTAAAATATACAAACAGAGAAAAAATCGCTGAATTAGCAAATCAAAATAAAGAATTACTTGTAGCAGATCCTGAAATTGAATCAAATCCTGAAATCTTTTTTGATAAAGTAATTGAAATCAATTTATCTACATTAGAGCCACATATTGTTGGACCCCATACTCCTGATTTAGCTAGAACAATTTCTGAATTAGGTGAAGATGTAAAATCAAATGATTACATTGATCCAATATCTGTTGCATTGATTGGAAGTTGTACAAATTCATCTTATGAAGACATGTCTAGAGTTGCAAGTATTGCTCTACAAGCAAAAGAAAAAGGAATAAAATCTAAAATCCCTTTGTTAATCACTCCTGGTTCTGAACAAATCCGTGGAACTATAGAAAGAGATGGTCAGATGGATTCTCTTAAAGAAATTGGTGCAACTGTTCTAGCAAATGCATGTGGACCTTGTATAGGACAATGGAACAGACCTGAATTACAAAATGAAGAGAAAAATACAATCGTTACCACATTTAACAGAAATTTCCCAGGAAGAAATGACGGTCATCGTTCTACTTTGAATTTTATTGGTAGTCCTGAGATGATTATAGCGCTAGCATTAGGAGGTCGTTTGTCCTTTAATCCATTAAAAGATGAACTTACTGCTTCAGACGGTACAAAATTTAAACTGCAACCACCTAAACCTGCACCGGAAGTTCCTGAGAGTGGGTTTATGATTCCTGAAGGAATTTACATTGCACCTCCAGAAAACTCTGCAGATGTTGAAGTAATTATTGATCCTAACAGTAAAAGGCTACAACTCTTAGAACCATTTTCAAAATGGGATGGAAAAGACTTTGTTGATTTACCAATTCTGGTAAAAGCTAAAGGAAAATGTACTACTGATCATATCTCACCAGCTGGTGCTTGGTTGTCTCTTAGAGGTCATTTAGATAATTTGAGTGATAACATGCTTTTAGGAGCAGTTAATTCATTTAATGATGAAGTAGGTAAAGGAAAAAATATACTGAATAATCAACTTGAAGGATTTTCAAATATTGCAAGACAGTATAAAGAAAAACAGATGAGATGGGTTATCGTCGGTGATAATAATTACGGTGAAGGTAGCAGCAGAGAACACGCTGCAATGTCCCCTAGATATTTAGGATGTGCAGCGGTAATCACTAAAAGTCTTGCTAGAATTCATGAAACCAATTTGAAAAAACAAGGAATTTTGGCATTAACTTTTAGCAATCCCGATGATTATGAAAAAATTTTAGAAGATGATAAAATCAGTCTTTTAGAATTAAATGAGTTGGAACCCAATAAACAAGTAAAATGTGTTTTAACTCATAAGGATGGAGGTAAAGATGACATTTTACTAAATCATTCTTACAATAAAGCTCAGATTGAGTGGTTTAAAGCTGGTTCGGCACTTAATGTTTTAAGAAATAGATAG
- the pdxS gene encoding pyridoxal 5'-phosphate synthase lyase subunit PdxS, with protein sequence MLPLSGERLDAKGIVSDSINSIDTLRGSSTVKRGFAHMLKNGVVMDVTTVEQAQIAEEAGAVSVMVLDKLPSEVRKAGGVARTASIRIIEDIMDNVTIPVMAKCRIGHVNEALVLQETDVDMIDESEVLTPADEFHHIWKWDFTTPVVNGSRSLAEALRRIEEGASMIRTKGEPGTGNVAEAVTHIKKLNDELRTIKAIYDSGDNQDLVRIAREFKVSYDIVHQTAKLGRLPVVNFAAGGIATPADAAYLMSLGCDGIFVGSGIFNADDAKERARAIVLATTFWNETDKVKEAQKMIDERQSMIGLDVKTLELRMQDRGGSS encoded by the coding sequence ATGCTTCCATTATCTGGTGAACGATTAGATGCTAAAGGAATAGTTTCTGATTCAATAAACTCTATTGATACTTTACGTGGTTCGTCTACTGTTAAACGAGGATTTGCTCATATGCTTAAAAATGGAGTTGTTATGGATGTAACAACTGTAGAACAAGCTCAAATTGCTGAAGAAGCGGGTGCAGTCTCTGTTATGGTTTTAGATAAACTACCATCTGAAGTGCGCAAAGCTGGTGGTGTTGCCCGTACTGCTAGTATTAGAATTATTGAAGATATTATGGATAATGTTACTATTCCTGTCATGGCTAAATGTAGAATTGGACATGTCAATGAAGCCCTAGTTCTTCAAGAAACTGATGTTGATATGATAGATGAATCTGAAGTTCTTACACCAGCTGATGAATTCCATCATATTTGGAAATGGGATTTTACAACACCTGTTGTAAACGGATCTCGATCTCTTGCAGAAGCTTTGAGAAGAATTGAGGAAGGTGCATCAATGATCCGAACAAAAGGAGAACCCGGAACTGGAAATGTTGCAGAAGCAGTAACTCATATTAAAAAACTAAATGATGAATTAAGAACGATAAAGGCAATTTATGATTCTGGTGATAATCAAGATTTAGTTAGAATTGCACGTGAATTCAAAGTATCTTATGATATTGTTCATCAAACTGCTAAACTTGGAAGACTTCCTGTTGTAAATTTTGCAGCTGGTGGAATTGCAACACCAGCTGACGCTGCATATTTAATGTCTCTTGGATGTGATGGAATTTTTGTAGGTTCTGGAATTTTTAATGCAGATGATGCAAAAGAAAGAGCAAGAGCAATTGTTTTAGCTACAACTTTTTGGAATGAAACTGACAAAGTAAAAGAAGCACAAAAAATGATTGATGAAAGACAATCTATGATAGGTTTGGATGTTAAAACACTAGAATTGCGTATGCAAGATCGTGGTGGTTCATCATGA
- the pdxT gene encoding pyridoxal 5'-phosphate synthase glutaminase subunit PdxT, with protein MSLNVGVLSIQGDVQENLLSAKTALEELGLDGKVSDVKTPEEISHLDGLIIPGGESTTIGQLSLVNGSLKVLKERIENGMPVLGICAGMIMLSNTANDRVMGKTDQPLLNILDIKLERNSFGRQKKSFEADISLDSIDIPKFNGVFIRAPSVSDVGSDVEVLSKFNNRIVAIKKGNVIGTAFHPELTTDTSVHKYFINLVKSFKN; from the coding sequence ATGAGCCTTAACGTTGGCGTTTTATCAATCCAAGGAGACGTTCAAGAAAATCTCCTATCTGCCAAAACTGCACTAGAAGAATTAGGTTTAGATGGTAAAGTTAGTGATGTTAAAACTCCCGAGGAAATATCTCATTTAGATGGTTTGATAATTCCTGGCGGTGAAAGTACTACCATAGGGCAACTTTCTTTGGTAAATGGTTCACTTAAAGTTCTAAAGGAAAGAATTGAAAATGGAATGCCCGTACTTGGAATATGTGCTGGGATGATTATGTTATCTAATACTGCTAATGATCGTGTTATGGGTAAAACTGATCAACCTCTTTTGAATATTCTTGATATTAAATTAGAGAGAAATTCATTTGGAAGACAAAAAAAATCCTTCGAAGCTGATATCTCTTTAGATTCCATTGATATTCCAAAATTCAATGGAGTGTTTATCCGAGCACCCTCTGTATCTGATGTAGGTTCAGATGTTGAAGTCTTATCAAAATTCAATAATCGTATTGTTGCAATAAAAAAGGGTAATGTGATTGGAACTGCATTTCATCCTGAACTTACTACTGATACCTCAGTACACAAATATTTCATAAATCTAGTAAAATCTTTTAAAAATTAA